In Pyrus communis chromosome 1, drPyrComm1.1, whole genome shotgun sequence, the following are encoded in one genomic region:
- the LOC137729000 gene encoding aldehyde oxidase GLOX1-like, translating into MGDLLILPTGDILIVNGAKKGIAGWNFAQDPNPTPLLYRPDNPTTQRFTELKATTIPRMYGSTSMLLPDGKILVAGSNTNYYYNFTGVKYPTELRVEKFYPPYFDPLLISDRPAIASDYKGKMVKYRGYIVVEFKLKKAEVDQSDLKVTMYSPPFTTHGFSMGQRLLVLAIKKLENVESEFFRVEVSAPPSAEIAPPGFYLIFVVHNGVPSSGIWVQIA; encoded by the coding sequence ATGGGAGATCTGCTGATCCTTCCCACAGGTGATATCCTTATAGTCAATGGGGCCAAAAAGGGAATAGCCGGGTGGAACTTCGCACAGGATCCGAACCCGACCCCATTACTTTATAGACCCGACAACCCAACAACCCAACGGTTCACAGAGCTAAAGGCGACAACCATACCGCGAATGTATGGTTCAACCTCTATGCTATTGCCAGATGGCAAAATATTAGTGGCTGGGAGCAACACAAATTATTACTACAATTTCACAGGCGTAAAGTATCCGACAGAACTTCGGGTCGAGAAATTTTACCCACCATACTTCGACCCTTTGCTCATCTCGGACCGACCCGCGATAGCATCCGATTACAAGGGCAAAATGGTAAAATACAGAGGATATATTGTGGTGGAGTTCAAGTTGAAGAAAGCTGAGGTGGACCAATCAGATTTGAAGGTGACCATGTACTCGCCACCTTTCACAACCCATGGTTTTTCCATGGGCCAAAGGCTTTTGGTATTGGCCATAAAGAAGTTGGAAAATGTGGAATCGGAATTTTTTCGGGTGGAGGTTTCCGCGCCGCCATCGGCGGAGATTGCTCCACCGGGTTTTTATTTGATCTTTGTTGTGCACAATGGAGTTCCGAGTTCTGGGATATGGGTGCAAATTGCATAG